Proteins from one Cryptomeria japonica chromosome 4, Sugi_1.0, whole genome shotgun sequence genomic window:
- the LOC131040777 gene encoding disease resistance protein RPV1-like yields MHSKQQVAFGIESGRETVIRLLDLEAQHSSVQVVVVYGLGGMGKTTLADAIYANIDLQNYKHCRIHMEQNCTKNDLKVLQEQILNGLFHQNVKLTDSHQGQGMIWSFFKKNPNQPVFLYIDNALNKADLKQLLPAELGSCLPPKSRILVTTRNLQETDIFIDRNIQRREYAVSFLPRTEARKILLRKASEYNDENNIDALLKLCGGVPLLLEIIGSQLAISSRNTNNNIVLELLREGEVVEEEDISDRMVDFVYHRLLPPVKEAFLDITSFFCYWPREEVAYIVGEEEFRALEDATFVKTSEDGRVIVHDIVQARGKKMSEQNRVTDPETLLKCLKDEEKLKNLRGIFLNEKYEHPSIEINDEHLKWMSNSLRVLSYQGSQITFRGKCHKPLRQLRYLQIASDIPDLPMEFEKLEHLSIYRGPFMPGMSFNEFPPSLRVMTSLNLTKMHASSQNRVAYSQIPAKVAPDSSLVKLSLYGLKNMERPPDGMENPTKLEQLYLRGCLQLRELPPRFGQLNNLKELRLSQCQELKELPSNIGQLSNLTSLYLYDCPALSILPSSFGDLISLKTLQLSYCSGLKMLPSNFGQLRNLEELDMRHCSGLEEWPLNLRDLTEMKKMVLVGCSLKLKESLRHHIKESCSIVFD; encoded by the exons ATGCATAGCAAACAGCAGGTAGCAT TCGGAATTGAGAGTGGACGAGAAACAGTAATCCGACTGCTAGATTTGGAAGCACAACATTCATCAGTACAGGTAGTGGTTGTCTATGGATTAGGAGGGATGGGCAAAACGACACTTGCTGATGCCATTTATGCAAACATCGACCTCCAAAATTATAAGCATTGCAGAATTCACATGGAACAAAATTGTACCAAGAATGATCTTAAAGTCCTTCAAGAACAGATTTTGAATGGATTGTTCCACCAGAATGTGAAATTGACTGACTCTCACCAAGGTCAGGGAATGATCTGGTCTTTCTTCAAAAAGAATCCCAATCAACCTGTATTTCTATACATTGACAATGCTCTGAATAAAGCAGATTTGAAACAACTTCTACCTGCAGAATTGGGCAGTTGCCTTCCACCCAAGAGCAGAATTCTTGTCACTACGCGAAATCTTCAGGAGACGGACATCTTTATCGACAGGAATATCCAACGCCGAGAATATGCGGTGAGTTTTCTCCCACGGACAGAGGCCAGAAAGATTTTGTTGAGGAAAGCTTCAGAGTACAATGATGAAAACAACATAGACGCTCTGCTCAAGCTTTGTGGAGGCGTCCCACTTCTGCTAGAAATAATTGGCTCGCAACTGGCCATCAGTAGCAGAAACACAAATAATAATATAGTATTAGAGTTGCTTAGAGAAGGGGAGGTGGTGGAAGAGGAAGATATAAGTGACAGAATGGTTGATTTTGTATACCACAGATTGTTACCCCCTGTTAAAGAAGCCTTTCTAGACATCACATCCTTTTTCTGTTATTGGCCAAGGGAAGAAGTGGCATACATAGTTGGAGAAGAGGAGTTCAGAGCTCTTGAAGATGCAACATTTGTCAAGACATCAGAAGATGGTCGTGTGATTGTTCATGACATTGTTCAAGCAAGAGGGAAAAAGATGTCAGAACAAAACAGAGTCACAGACCCTGAGACTTTATTGAAATGTCTCAAAGACGAAGAG AAACTCAAAAATTTAAGAGGCATCTTTCTTAATGAAAAATATGAGCACCCTTCAATCGAAATTAATGATGAACATCTGAAGTGGATGAGCAATTCATTAAGAGTGCTATCTTATCAAGGATCACAGATAACATTCAGGGGGAAATGTCACAAACCATTACGACAACTGAGATACCTCCAAATTGCAAGTGACATTCCAGATTTACCAatggagtttgagaaacttgagcaTCTCTCCATATACAGGGGCCCATTCATGCCAGGCATGAGTTTTAATGAG TTTCCTCCCAGCTTGCGCGTAATGACCTCACTAAACCTCACAAAGATGCATGCTTCTTCACAGAACAGAGTTGCATATTCTCAAATTCCCGCCAAAGTCGCTCCAGATTCTTCACTCGTAAAATTAAGCTTATATGGTTTGAAAAATATGGAAAGGCCACCAGATGGAATGGAAAATCCAACAAAGTTAGAGCAATTATATTTAAGAGGTTGCCTTCAGTTGAGGGAATTGCCTCCCAGATTTGGGCAACTGAACAATCTAAAAGAGCTGCGTCTAAGTCAGTGCCAAGAATTGAAAGAGTTGCCTTCAAACATTGGGCAACTGAGCAATTTGACATCACTGTATTTATATGACTGCCCTGCATTAAGTATATTGCCTTCCAGTTTTGGGGATCTCATTTCCCTAAAAACTTTGCAATTGAGTTATTGTTCAGGTTTGAAAATGTTGCCTTCTAATTTTGGGCAACTCAGAAATTTGGAAGAGTTGGATATGAGACATTGTTCTGGGTTAGAAGAATGGCCATTGAACTTGAGAGATCTAACAGAGATGAAGAAGATGGTTTTGGTGGGTTGTTCTTTGAAACTGAAAGAATCATTACGTCATCATATCAAAGAAAGTTGTTCTATtgtatttgattaa